A window of the Candidatus Krumholzibacteriia bacterium genome harbors these coding sequences:
- a CDS encoding methyltransferase domain-containing protein, which yields MDAPALGRPASYGDFVLGRRVALIDAMCSPAFRGARLLDVGCGNGAQTVRFLDRFRSIVGLDVVPAHLDEFRRALRSFAGAPCHPVLYDGGSMPFQDAAFDTVLCIETLEHAADEHRLLGEIRRVLRPGGRLVLSVPHKWWIFETHGANLPLLPWNRVPFFSWLPRDLHRRFARARIYTRGDIVGLLGRAGFEIRTSRYLTAPMDVIRHRGLASLLRSTLFRGPGTRVPVLSTSVFVVAQRP from the coding sequence GTGGACGCTCCAGCGCTCGGCCGCCCGGCTTCGTACGGCGACTTCGTGCTCGGACGCCGCGTCGCCCTCATCGATGCCATGTGCTCGCCCGCCTTCCGCGGCGCCAGGCTCCTCGATGTGGGCTGCGGCAACGGCGCGCAAACCGTCCGCTTCTTGGATCGCTTCCGGAGCATCGTCGGTCTCGACGTCGTTCCCGCGCACCTCGATGAGTTCCGCCGCGCCTTGCGCAGCTTCGCGGGCGCGCCTTGCCACCCAGTGCTCTACGACGGCGGCAGCATGCCTTTCCAAGACGCCGCGTTCGACACCGTGCTCTGCATCGAGACCCTCGAGCACGCCGCCGACGAGCACCGGCTCCTCGGCGAGATCCGTCGGGTGCTCCGCCCGGGCGGCAGGCTCGTGCTCTCGGTGCCGCACAAGTGGTGGATCTTCGAGACCCACGGCGCCAATCTGCCCCTCCTGCCTTGGAACCGGGTGCCCTTCTTTTCCTGGTTGCCACGGGATCTGCACCGGCGCTTCGCCCGAGCCCGCATCTATACCCGCGGCGACATCGTCGGTCTGCTGGGGCGCGCCGGCTTCGAGATCCGCACCTCGCGCTACCTCACGGCGCCGATGGACGTGATCCGCCACCGCGGCCTGGCCAGCCTGCTGCGCTCGACACTCTTCCGCGGGCCCGGGACGCGGGTGCCGGTGCTCTCCACCTCGGTGTTCGTCGTGGCCCAACGCCCCTAG
- the rplM gene encoding 50S ribosomal protein L13 — translation MKTHVVRARDIEHKWVLIDAEGRVLGRVASHVANLLRGKGKPQYTPHLDQGDHVVVTNAAKVRITGDKLQQKKYYKHSGYPGGLRVRSMRELMESRPEEVIMRAVRGMLPATKLGRAQLTRLRVYAGPEHRQQAQSPAPFELE, via the coding sequence ATGAAAACCCACGTGGTACGGGCGCGCGACATCGAGCACAAGTGGGTGCTCATCGACGCCGAGGGCCGAGTCCTCGGCCGAGTCGCCTCGCACGTGGCCAATCTGCTGCGCGGCAAGGGCAAGCCCCAGTACACGCCGCACCTGGATCAGGGCGACCACGTGGTCGTCACCAATGCGGCGAAGGTGCGCATCACCGGGGACAAGCTGCAGCAGAAGAAGTACTACAAGCATTCGGGTTATCCCGGCGGCTTGCGCGTGCGCAGCATGCGCGAGCTCATGGAGAGCCGACCCGAGGAAGTCATCATGCGGGCTGTGCGCGGCATGCTGCCGGCGACGAAGCTCGGGCGTGCCCAATTGACACGCCTGCGCGTCTACGCCGGACCCGAGCATCGCCAGCAAGCCCAGTCGCCGGCACCTTTCGAGCTGGAGTGA
- the rpsI gene encoding 30S ribosomal protein S9, translating into MAKPLYATGRRKEAIARVRLTPGSGNLLVNGRALRDYLHRDSLVRQVMQPFEVAQAATSFDLVARVRGGGSTGQAGALRLGVARALLKHDPELRKPLRKIGLLTRDPRMKERKKYGLRGARRAFQFSKR; encoded by the coding sequence ATGGCGAAGCCACTGTATGCCACCGGACGCCGCAAGGAGGCCATCGCGCGCGTACGCCTGACTCCCGGCAGCGGCAACCTGTTGGTGAACGGCCGCGCCTTGCGCGACTACCTGCACCGCGACTCGCTGGTGCGCCAGGTGATGCAGCCGTTCGAGGTGGCCCAGGCCGCGACGAGCTTCGATCTGGTGGCGCGGGTGCGCGGCGGCGGCAGCACCGGACAAGCCGGGGCGCTCCGCCTCGGTGTCGCCCGGGCGTTGTTGAAGCACGATCCGGAGCTCCGCAAGCCGCTGCGCAAGATCGGCCTGCTGACCCGTGATCCGCGGATGAAGGAGCGCAAGAAGTACGGGCTCCGCGGCGCCCGGCGCGCCTTCCAGTTCTCCAAGCGCTGA